The stretch of DNA TCAGTGTAACATGTCGGGACGCTTTTCAGCTCCTTCGCTCGCGCAAAGGAATACTGTGCTTCCTTTCCGTTCAATTCTCGAATTGCCCAAGACCAATTGTAATAGACCTTAAGTACAGTTTCCTGCGCTCCAGCCAATTTCTTGGTCGGGGTGCCATCAGGCTCTTTGCCGTTAAAGAAGTCTCTTTCGGCAATTTGATATTGCTCAATTGCCATAGCAAGATACTTCTTGTCACCGGTACATTCATAGAGATCCAGGAAACCGTCGCCGGCTGCCTTTCGGTGGATCTCATTATTGAGACACGGGGTTTTGCAATGGAGGCAAGCCTCCAAATGCATCCTAATCCGTGCCCAGATTTCATCCAAATTACACTTCAGTTTCTCCGGTTCCTTTGACTTTTCAACCGCAGGCGGAGTTATCGATTTTGGCGGAAACAGAATTTCCAGTGGCACAGAGCAAACCACAAAAGCTGCTCCAGGCCTGCCGAACTCAGTGTTCTGTTGCTTTGACACGCCAGCACTTGGCGAAACAGCTCCGCCGTTCAAGAAACTCTTAGATATCCAGCTGAAAATGCCAGACACTGAGAATTCAAAACCCTCGGGGACGAAATATCCCTGAAAGAATTGGTCGACCGGTACAAAGACATTTGCTCCGAGAGGAGCTAGGTCTTCGAACACTCGCACTTGAAAGTGCGGAACATTTACCGGATTCTCTTTGTCGAGCTTGGAGTTGTAAAGCATGATGCCCATAATGTGCTCATCGCTGAGCCTGGGCAAGATTTGCTCTACAAAAACCTTTGGATTAACAAAGTAACCCTTGCTATCCCTTGCTGCCTGATAAGTGCGTTTGATAATGGGAGACGGAATTATCTTTCTGTTTCGCCTCTCCCATTTTTCAGCGCCGTTCATTCCGTCGTTGATGTCCTTGATTGTCTGAACTTCCGAAGAAGTCAAGACCCTCATAAACTGCACGGAAGTTTTCAACGAAAACTGGCTAATGAAATGCCCGTAATCGTTAAGAGGAAACTCCGCGGCACCGATATAATGAGTACCGGTGAACGGCAAGCTTCCAAGGGATTTATTCCCATTGCTCTGAGGAGCATAGGTTATTCCTTGAATCTGCGCTTGCTTCTGAATCTCTGTCTGATTTTGTTCAACGGTATTCTCGAGAGTGCTTACACTCTCGTTTCCACCTGCAAACGTGATGTTCGCGATAGAAACCATTGCCACTACTGCCAGAATTACGAGAATCTTTTTCATATTGACCTCCTTGGTCGTGAGATGTCGTGTCTATCTATCTATCTATCTATCTATCTATCTATCTATGTAATCCGAAAAAATTATATTCGGTTGTCAAAAAACTTATCTATATATTTTCACAGTGTTTGTCAATTTTATTTGACCAGCACTGAATTAAATATTCAGAATAAAAATATTTTGCCTGGAAGGAGAAAAACTTCTTCTCCTTCCAGACGTGAGTGCGGGCGGTCTACCGAGATTTCAAGGTAATCTTTCCGCTTCCCCACTGCTCCCCGTATTGTCTTTGGAATCCCCCAGGGATCTCTCTAGCCTGTTCGTAGCCCGTGTCATATCCGCCTGACATGTCTACCCTGACGAGATCGGGGTTGCGCTCATAACCTTTGGCTCCGATGCTGAGTGACCCTGCCTGCTGAGCCTCCATGAAGTAGCTTTTACCAAAGTTGCAGGCATCGCCGCAGCCGGTTTTCATGGTTCCCACATTAAGAAACGTGTTAGTTGCGGTATCTACATATCCGCTACCTTCTCCTACCCACTGCGCAGACGCTGGCGTTGTTGTGAATGCAAAAACGATTCCGATAATCAAGGTCAAAAACATTGCTTTTTTCATGGTATCCTCCTTGTTTTTTCCGACAAACTAGGTTTGCCGGCACTTCTACTTCTTTAAACTTTAAAGAACTTTCACCTCCTTGTATGATTTTTTGCTATTGTTTCAAGCGGGTTTTGTTGCGTATTTGTTAGGATTTCTACGCCTCCCTTGAAACAACGGCGATTCTTTTTACCCTATTTTTAGGAACCTTATACCCTAGCACAAGCCTTTAAATTTGTCAAATAAAAAATCGCCCGAAGGCGATTTTTTAAAAATATATGTTATTGAAGTTTGTTATAGTTTCACCGGTATTTTCATCTCTTGCCCATCCCTCAAAATTGTTAATTCAATCGCGTCGCCTTTTTTATATTGGCCAAGAAGATTGGATAGCGGATTATCGAGATTTATTTCCTTGCCGTCGACAAAAGTAATGACGTCATTTATTTTCAGTCCGGCTTTTTCCGCTGGAGATCCGGCAATGATGGCTAGTCCTTGTTTTCCGGAGGGAGAATAAATCAACGCTCCTTTGTCGTAGCTTAAATTGTTGGCCAGCGCATAAGCCTTGCTGATGGGTAGATAATAAATTCCCATTTGCGCTCTGGCGCCAAGCTCATTTTTGATAGCCAAGTCCATCGTGTTTTTGACAACATTGGAAGGGATTTGAAAAAACTTTTCTTGATTATCAACCACGACAGAGCCAACGATTCCAACTAATTCTCCATTGTAATTTATTACCGGTCCGCCCAAATATTCTTTCTGGTTCAGGAAATCAGTTTCAAACACGCCTTCCAACTTTTCCGACAAAGATAAAGTTTTTCCGGCAATGTTGAAGGTTTTATTGATGTTGCTCAAAATTCCGGAAGAGTATCTATTTTGATAATCTTCAAATGAATTTCCGATGGCGATTAGCTTTTTCCCCGGGTAAAAATCATCTGAATTGGCAAAAGAAGCAACAGAAAGATTGGAGGTATCCATTTTAAGAAAAGCCAAATTGGTAAATTCATCTATTCCGACTAGCTTGGCGTCAAATGAAGATCCATTAAGCAAAATAATTTTGTAATTAGCATCGTTTTCGATGAGAGTCGTCCTATAGGTTACTACAAAACCGTCCGAAGCCACCACCACTCCCGTTCCATTTTTGATTCCCTGAAGAGGATTTAGAACCGATTTATTTTTTTCCGAAACAGAAATTATGTTTACGACCGTTGCTCCGGCTTGAGAAGCTACTTTACTTACCGAATCATCCTCCTTTACTTCCACTTGCTCGGTTTTATTGACTATAGTTATGTTTTCTGAAGCTTTTTTAAATATTTTTAGTTTTGACAAAGTTGGAGAAAGGCTGATTTTAGGAATGATATAACCCTGAAAAACCATAGAACCAAATCCCCCTATCAGAAATAGCAAGAGTCCAACTAAAAATAATCGCGTAAATTTATTCATAAAATTAGTTTATACTGTTAATTGCCACCTTGAACTAAAAAGAATTAGTCCAATGAGAAAGCTGAAAAATATCAAATTAATAACAATCTTCCTTTTTGACAGCTTGTAGGTAAAATAGCTCTGGGCAAGGTCCCAGAACACATAATAGAAAATAAGGGCAATAACGCCGGTTGTCAAGTACCCGAACGGCCAGAAATTTATTACCCAGGAAATTTCTGCCATTGTCAGTCCGAGGATTAGGCTGTAAGTCAGGACTTTTCTTTTGTCGGAAGAAAGGATTCTGAGGTAATGATAACTCAAAATAAAGGTTATGGACAGGAAAACAATCATCAGAAACCAGAGCGGGATTGAAAAGTTAATATATAATCCGTAGAATCCGGCATAAAAGAAGAAAACTGTGGCAAAAAGGCCTCCGGAAATAATTCCTCTGGCTGTTTGATCTCCCTCGTAATTTTTCAAACGGTAAATTCCCAAGAAAATAAAGTAGTAAATCGCTGAGGAAATAACAATAAAAACCTGCCGATCCATACTATCATGAATCAGGTAGAAAAGAATAATTGAAGAAATCGAAAAAATAATAGGAACTGTTGCAAGAGAATAGCTTTTCCCGCTTTTTTTCGCGCTATAAATAGAAAATAAAACCAGAAAAATTCCGGCTTGCCACACCAAATTGCCAGTCGCAAAAACAACCTCGAAAATTGCAAGAAACATTATTGCATACAATAGCGATTTGAGATGAAAAAACATTATATATTTGTCATTCTGAACGTAGCGTAGCGAAGTGAAGAATCTCTATTGTATTTCGTTCGAGATCCTTCGTCGCGGCGACTCAGGATGACTTCGTCATTTTCTTTCTTCCAATTTGACTTTTATGTCATTCGTGCTTCCCTTGTGCCACACTTTGAGAGTTATCGTATCCCCGACATTATAATTAGCAATAAGATTGCTTAGTTGATTTTTGTCATCTACCTTTGTTCCGTTTATTTCAAGAATAATATCATTCTCCTGAATGCCGGCTTTATCGGCGGGAGATCCGGGCATTACCGCTAGGTCGGTAATTTTTTGTCCTCGGGTTATTAACGCTCCATAAGCATAGGCGAGATTATTTTCCGATTGTATTTTTTCATCTATTGCAACGCTTCTCACTCCGAGAAAAGGAGTGGATATTTTCCCATTACTGTTTACTTGGTCTACGATTTTTTTAATTTGATCGGCTGGAATTGAAAAAGCAATATTCTGGGCTCCCTGTGCCATGGCTACATTTATTCCTATCACATTTCCATTAATATCCAAAAGCGGTCCCCCTGAATTTCCGGAATTTATGGCTGCGTCAGTCTGAATGATGTTGCTTAAGTGCTCAGATTGTCCAAGGCCTGAACCTGCAGTTAAATTTCTTCTAAGTCCGGAGATAATTCCCTTGCTCACGGTGTTATAGAATTCTCCGAGAGAATTCCCGATAGCTATTACAGTCTGGCCGATTTTCAATGAATTAGAATCGCCAAAATTCAAAGTTGGGAAATTATCCCCTTCTATTTTTATGACAGCAATATCTTTAACGGGATCTCTAGCCAGAACTTTAGCCGGATATTCTTTGTCATCGCTAGTAATAACGGTATAATCGGCGCTTATGTCGCTAACGACATGCTTATTTGTTGCAATCATTCCATTTTGATTGACAATGAATCCTGATCCGGCTCCGACAGTCTGTTTTTCGGTTCCCGACTCTTGACTTGAAGGATTATCGAAGAATCCAAACGGATCTTCAAAAAAACTTCTGTATTTTGGAACGTCTTTTGAAATTACTATGCTTACGACTGCCGGTGATGATTTTTGAACTACGTCGATAATGGCTGAATCTTCTTCGATAAGCTGTTTCTTTCTTACCTGAACGGATTGACCGGAGTTTTTTCCTGGATTGTCGATTTTTGAAAAGATCTTGTCGGATATTTTTCCTCCCATAAGACCAAAAATTGCTCCAAAAAATGAGGACAAAAATACCGAAAGAATGGCGAACATTATAATTATGGAGTTTAGGGAGAAAGGCTTTTTTAGGATTTTCCTCCCGGTTTCTTGTTCTTTTTCCTCCTTTTTTATATTTTCTTGGTCGTCATTTATATTTTCCATAAAAATTTTATTCGCCCAAAACCTATTTTTATCAGAAAATAGGTTTTGGTGAAAATTAATTTCACTTGTATTACTCTGTTTTGGATATTGATATTTCGCTATTTTTCCTGGGAAATAGCGCTTACCGGACAGCTTGCGCTTATTTCGTCGAGATTGCAGTTTCCGCATTCTTCCGATATAACCTTTGATTTTCCATTCTCAACCTTAAAAAGGTTTGGACAGATAGACTCGCAAACCCCGCATCCAATACATAGTTCTTCGTCGACTTTTATTTTTGGCATAATATTTTATCCCACGAATTACGAATTATTTGCAAATATACAAATTTATCATAAACTAAGAATTAAAATATTTGTATATTCGCATCCGATTTGTAATTTGTAGGTTTTTTAAAATAACACTGATGCGTCTCCTTGAAAATTTTCTATGGCGTCATTTTCAAAATCTTTCATATCTTGTTTTTTGAATTCCAACAGCTGGGTTTCTTTATTCCATGAATAATCTTTGACAATTACGGTAAATTTCATTTTTTTCATTTCTTCCGTCAAAAAATCAGCGAATGTTTTTTTAGGAATAAAAATTTGCCTTATTTTTGCCAGTTCATTTTCATTTTCTGTTTTTTTGTCTTCAAGCTCGACAATATGAAAACCGAGAGAACTTTCTATGATTTCGCTTTTCTTGCCTTTTTCCAGCGAGAAAACAATGTCAGATATTTCCGGAATTAATTGATTTTTCTTGAACCAGCCAAGTTCTCCCCCGTCTTGGGCTGTTGACCCTTTGGAATATTTTTTTGCTGCTTGGGCAAAATCTTTATTCTTAGCAAGATCTTCTTCCGCTTTTTCTATTTGAGATTTGGCTTCAAATATTGTTGGGTTATTTACTTCAAAATATTTTTCCAATTCTTGCTTGCAAATATCAGGGCGCACTATCTTTTTCTTAAAATCATTTTCAGTCCATCCATAAAGGCGATCCAGATTATTTTTCAAATCTTCCTCGCTTTTGTATTCTTCCAATTTTCTTGATAAATTTTGGTCGACCAGTTCTTTCGATATGTTTATGCCATTCTTTTTTGCGATAATTTCGATGGCCTTGTCTTCTATCATTCGATTTAAAATCCCTTTTTCTTTAATTTTAAGCCTTTTTTGGCCGCTTTCTGTTGAAAAATCAACTCTCATATTAATCTCGGAAAAATCCTGGCTTTCGTAGAATTTTTTTACAGAATCCAAGTTTGAATTAAGCTCGCCCATGCTTATGAAATGAGAGTATCCTATTATTGCAGCCGGATAAGGAATTATCTTTTCCGCTTTTTTGATGAAGCTATTGTTTAATCCAAAAAAATAGATAAGAACGCCGAAAACAGCAACAATTCCGAAGATTATTATCAAAGCAGAATAAATAATAGTAGATATTCCTACTTCTTTATTCTTATTTTTTTCTTTTTCTGCCTCGTTTTTTTTCATGAGAATTTAAAATATAAAAGAAGTCTTTATTTGTTTATTTGAGAGGCTTCGCCGCGGCGGCTCAGGATGACAGCAGGGTTTATATATTTGCGGGAACTAATATTTAAAGAAATAATCCCACCATTTTTCGTAGTTAGGTTTTTTCGGAACTTCTTTTTCGGCGACAGTTGTTTTTCCGGCTATTCGTTCGCTACCGGAAACCAGACTTGGCTTAATAATGGCTACGTTTTCATTTTCCTTCTGTAAATTGAGTTTTTCTTTGGCCATCTTTTCCTGAAATTCAGGAGTTTCAAAATAAACAATCTTATCCTGCATTGCCTTGTTATTCTCACGAAGTTTCTCTGCTTCTGTTCGCAGATTGTTTATTTCGCTTTCAATCTGCTTGCTTCTTTTGTTTTCTTTGAGCGCAAAATAAGAAATCCATCCGGTAATAACAATCCCGGCTACTGCGAATAATATTGAAAAAAAGGATTTTTTTCTCATTTTCATATGTCATTTCGCACTTGATGCGGAATCTACGCTTTCGATTATCTGCAATCTAACGATTATGTAGATTCCTGCTCCCCGATTTCTCGAGGACAAGTTTCGCAGGAATGACAGGTATAAATTGTTTATCTCATTAACGGAGCAAGTTCAAAAGCGATCATAGATAAAACTCCCAAAACAGTAATAATTGTCCAAATAATTCTCAATTTCCTTTTCCGTTTGTTTGTGTGCATATGTTAATTATATCAGATATGATTATTTCTTCAAAACGGCCAGAAAAGCTTCGGACGGAATGCTCACTTTTCCGATGTTGCGCATCTTTTTCTTCCCCCTTTTCTGTTTTTCGAGGAGCTTTTTTTTGCGGGAAACGTCTCCTCCGTAAAGTTTGGCAATAACATCTTTTCGAAAAGCTTTAACAGTTTCTCTGGCAATTATTTTGGCTCCAACAGCGGCTTGAATAGCCACAGCGAAGTTTTGGCGAGGAATTGAATCTTTGAGCTTCTCCACGGTTGATTTTCCCTCATAAAAAGCTTTTTCTTTCGGAACAATTCGGGAAAAAGCTTCTATTTTTTCTCCAGCGACCAGAATATCAAGCTTAACTAAATCATACGGCCGGTAACCGATCAGTTCATAGCTCATAGAAGCAAAACCGGAAGTGGCGCCTTTAAGATTGTCATGAAAATTTATAATGACATCGGTTAGTGGCGCTTCAAACGAAAGCAATACCCGTTCCTCGTCAAGATATTCTGTATTTTTGTACATCGATCGGATCCCTCCCATAAGTTCCATTACTTGTCCTAAGTATATTGAGGGAGTAATGATATCCAATTTTACAAACGGTTCGGAAATTTCTTCTATTTGAGAAGGATCGGGCATTTCAGAAGCTGAATATATTTTTATTAACTTGCCGGTATTAGCTATTTTAACTTCATAAACTACGCTTGGCGTGGTAATGGTTGGAAAAATATCAAATTCTCTTTTTAGTCTTTCGTGGATGATTTCAAGGTGAAGAAGTCCCAAGAATCCGCAGCGGAATCCTCTTCCCAAGGCCTTATTGCTTTCCGGTTCGAAAGCAAAGGCGGCATCATTAAGCTTGAGTTTGTCCAGTGCATCGCGCATAAAATTATAGTCATCACCTTCAACCGGATAAAAGCTGGCATAGACCATCGGTTTCACTTCTTTGTATCCGGGCAAACTTTTAACTTCGTCTTTTGTTTTAGTGAGAGTAATCGTGTCTCCCACTCGGCAATTTGAAACGCTTTTGAATCCGGTGGCGATGTATCCAATATCTCCAGCTATCAAAATTTCCGAAGGATCAAGTTGCGGCTTAAAATACCCGACTTCGATCACGGTACTTTCATTTTTGTTGATGGTCATCAAGAGTTCATCGTCTCGTTTCACTTTTCCGTTCATAATCCGGACATAGGCCAGCACTCCTTTGTAGGAATCGTATTTGGAATCGAAAATAAGCGCTTGAAGCGGTTTTTCCTCGTTTCCAACAGGTGCCGTAATTTTTTCTATGATAGCCTCCAGAATTTTTTCCACTCCTTCTCCGGTTTTTCCGGAAGCTAAAAGGATATCTTCTTCTTTGCAACCGAGGATATGGATTATTTCTTTTTTAGTTTTAGGAACATCGGCATTAGCCAGGTCAATCTTGTTGACTACCGGAATAATTTCCAGTCCCTGTTCAATGGCGAGATATAAATTGGAAAGCGTCTGCGCCTGCACTCCTTTGGTCGCGTCAACCAAAAGCACTGCGCCTTCAACTGCCGCCAAAGACCTTGAAACTTCATAATTAAAATCAACATGTCCTGGAGTGTCAATCAAATTGAGGATATAGGATTGTTCTAATCGTTCTAGCGTTCCATCGCTTTGCTTGTTCAAATCGTTTTTAACGTTTTGAACTTTATAAACAATTCTCACCGGCTGTAATTTTATGGTAATTCCTCTCTCCCGTTCCAAATCCATCTGATCTAAAATTTGGTCTTTCATTTTTCTTTTCTCAACTGTGTTGGTAAATTCCAAAAGTCGATCGGCGAGCGTCGACTTCCCATGGTCTATGTGAGCAATTATGCAAAAATTTCGGATGTTATTTTGAGCCATATGTCCTTTATTCTATATTAAAAAGGCATTTATTTCAATACTTGATAATTTATATAAAAAAAGCCGCGGATTCCTTTTTTGAATTCCACGGCATAAAGAGGCAGGGGGCAGGAATCGAACCTGCGTGAATACATGCCATTGACCGGGCAATGCATATTTTTCGCGGATGAACTTTCTTTGGCAGTCTTTGCTACCAGACCTCTCAAGCCATCCATTTCCCCGTGCACACCCCATCAAGGTGATAGCGTTTGGCCATTGCGCCTCCCCTGTCCAATTGCATAAAAAATAGCAGATGTTTTTTTAAAAAGCAAGAAGCATATTGGTTGTGTCTATTAATTACATTCCATCCGTCTCCTCGGTGATTTCATTGATTGTCCCCTTAGTTCTGTAAAATCTTTTAACGATAGAGTTTTTAAAATGAAAAAATTCTGGAGTTTTGAATACCCAGCTCATAAAGACAAAAACTATTATTCCCAATCCTCCGGAAATGATGAGCTGGAAGAAAATCCCCAAAAAAGTATCAATATTGGCAATCCTATCTATTGCATATTTCATTATTTGAGTAATAAGCCCAGCAATAGTGGAAGCTAGGAGTATTTTTGAGGTCGAACTAAAAATATTCTTTCCATCTAATCCCCCCAGTTTTTTTCGAAGAATCACAAAAAGTAAAACCATATTTAAAATGCTGGCCGCAGAAAAAGCGATAGCTAATCCGGAAACGGCGTAATTTTTAATCAAAAGAATTACCAAAATGATATTCACCGCTTCACTGACAAGAGCAATATAAAAAGGAATCTTAGTGTTGTGGATAGCGTAGAAAGCTCTGGCCAGGAGCGGAATAAGACATTGGGCAAAAAGGCTGACAGTTAGAAATCCAAGAGTTTCAAAAGTCATAACCGTGTCTTCCCAATTGAATTGTCCGCCTCCAAGAATGACACGAACAAGTTGAGCCCTGAGGAGTAAAATTAAAACACTGAGCGGAATTATGAAAAATAAAATTCTCCTGAATGTCTGGGAGAAGTTTTTGATGAATTCGTCATGTAATCCTTTGGCATAGGTTGCACTAAGAGTTGGAAAAACAGCGACCGCAAAAGAAACTCCAAAAAGCCCCAAGGGAAAACTCTGGATATTATTGGCAAAATTAAAAACCGCCAAACTTCCGGAAGCTAATGTGGAAGCAAAAATCGTTATCACTAATAGATTGATTTGGCTTACTGCAATTCCCATTGTTCTTGGGATCATCAGCCGAATTATTTTTCTTACATTTTCATTTCTGAAGGCTCCAAAAAGGATTGGCTTAAATTTGAATCCGGAAAATTTGACGGCCGGATACTGAATTAGCATATGAAGCAAAGCTCCCAAAATTACGCCTACAGCCAAACCTTTTGGCCCCATTAATTTTACAAAAAACAAGGCTCCGATTATGATTCCAATGTTATACATTATCGGAGCGATAGAATAAATAAGGAATTTTTTAAGAGACACTAAAACCCCTCCGAAGATAGCGCTAATTCCCAAAAGAACCGGACTTAAAAACATAATTCTGGTCAGCATTATCGTAAGTTCCATTTTTTCTCCGGAAAATCCGGGAGTAATCAAATGAACGATGAAAGGTGCAAATATTGCCAAAATTGCCGCCACAATAATCAAAACAAATACCATTATATTTAAAATTCCGGAAACCAGTTCCCATCCCTCTTCTTCTTTTTTGTTTGAAATAAGTCCGGTGAAAACAGGAATAAAGGCGGCGCTCAAAGCTCCAAGAATCAGCAGATTGTATAATAGATCTGGAATTCTGAATGCGGCGTAATAAGCATCCAGAGTATCGCCGGCTCCAAACTGCGAAGCCAGAATTCGGTCTCGGAAAAGTCCCAAAAATCGGCTGGCAAATCCGGAAACGGCAATAATAAAAGCCGCCGCCGTAATTGACTCCGTTGGTTTGCTGTTTAATATTTTATTATTTACTAATTTTTTAATCATTTAATATCGCTCCGCTTTTCGTAAAAACTAATCCAATAAATTTATCAACATCCAATTTTGTTTTAACTTGCAGTTCATTTCCCTTATTTTCAATATTTTCCGGATAATTCCATTCAATTTTATAATTTTTCGGAAATTTAATACTCGAGGTAAATTTGCTTCCAACGCTTCCGGATTGTTTTTGCGCTAAAAGCGAATAAGAATCAGCCGGTTTGTCCTGATTTTCTAAATTTATTTTAAATGGAAGCAAATATTTATATTCAAGCGTCATCGTTTCCTGGGGACTGACGTATGTCCAATTGGCAAAAACAGTCTTTTCGGAGTCTTCATAAATTCTCGTTTCTGAATTTTCGTCAATCAGCATATGATCCTCTTCTTGCTGAACTGAAGAATCTTTTTTGAATCCCAGCGCGTTGTAATCAAGCGGAGATTTGTTTGTTTCTCTTGTCTGTCCCTCGGCTTCAAGGAGTTTCGATCCAAGCGGAACATAGACTCTTATGTAGTCGGCATTAACTTTGTTGTACCATTCATAATTGGAATTGCCTCCATTATGATGCCTTGTAATCGTTACGGTGTCAACAATTGATCCGTCTGATTGGATTTGAGCTTCGTGGCTTATTGTTTCATCTACTACTCCATCAGTTTTATAGCCATTAATATTGCTGTTTATAACGTTTAAATAATCCTTCTGGGCGCCGGAAACTTCCCCGGACCAGCCTCTTTCGGAAATTATTTTTTCTAGATCTTTATTTTCGGAATAAAGAAGAATATGTTTTTCTGAAAGTCCGGAAGAAAGAGCCTGAATTGTCATTGCGATGCTTTTTGCATCGCGAGCATTAAAAATCTTATCCAATATTATGGGAGCTAAGTCGGATAATATTTTTTTAGGCTTATTTTCTTCCTTATCATAATCTACCTCGACTTCATATTGGGTTTTTTCGATAAAATTATCAGCATTTATGACAACATCATATTCCTTCATTTCAATCGGACCGGTTATGGCTAAGAATTTTTGCATTACTGTTGGAGTCAATGCAATTACTCCGTCCGCAGTCGGCCCGCCGGTTTTTTCGTAAAAGCTTATGGCTTCCTTAGCTGAAACAGGAAAGTTTGGAAACCAATTGCTGTCATGCAAGCTC from Parcubacteria group bacterium encodes:
- a CDS encoding S1C family serine protease, coding for MNKFTRLFLVGLLLFLIGGFGSMVFQGYIIPKISLSPTLSKLKIFKKASENITIVNKTEQVEVKEDDSVSKVASQAGATVVNIISVSEKNKSVLNPLQGIKNGTGVVVASDGFVVTYRTTLIENDANYKIILLNGSSFDAKLVGIDEFTNLAFLKMDTSNLSVASFANSDDFYPGKKLIAIGNSFEDYQNRYSSGILSNINKTFNIAGKTLSLSEKLEGVFETDFLNQKEYLGGPVINYNGELVGIVGSVVVDNQEKFFQIPSNVVKNTMDLAIKNELGARAQMGIYYLPISKAYALANNLSYDKGALIYSPSGKQGLAIIAGSPAEKAGLKINDVITFVDGKEINLDNPLSNLLGQYKKGDAIELTILRDGQEMKIPVKL
- a CDS encoding trypsin-like peptidase domain-containing protein, which codes for MENINDDQENIKKEEKEQETGRKILKKPFSLNSIIIMFAILSVFLSSFFGAIFGLMGGKISDKIFSKIDNPGKNSGQSVQVRKKQLIEEDSAIIDVVQKSSPAVVSIVISKDVPKYRSFFEDPFGFFDNPSSQESGTEKQTVGAGSGFIVNQNGMIATNKHVVSDISADYTVITSDDKEYPAKVLARDPVKDIAVIKIEGDNFPTLNFGDSNSLKIGQTVIAIGNSLGEFYNTVSKGIISGLRRNLTAGSGLGQSEHLSNIIQTDAAINSGNSGGPLLDINGNVIGINVAMAQGAQNIAFSIPADQIKKIVDQVNSNGKISTPFLGVRSVAIDEKIQSENNLAYAYGALITRGQKITDLAVMPGSPADKAGIQENDIILEINGTKVDDKNQLSNLIANYNVGDTITLKVWHKGSTNDIKVKLEERK
- a CDS encoding ferredoxin: MPKIKVDEELCIGCGVCESICPNLFKVENGKSKVISEECGNCNLDEISASCPVSAISQEK
- a CDS encoding peptidylprolyl isomerase, whose translation is MKKNEAEKEKNKNKEVGISTIIYSALIIIFGIVAVFGVLIYFFGLNNSFIKKAEKIIPYPAAIIGYSHFISMGELNSNLDSVKKFYESQDFSEINMRVDFSTESGQKRLKIKEKGILNRMIEDKAIEIIAKKNGINISKELVDQNLSRKLEEYKSEEDLKNNLDRLYGWTENDFKKKIVRPDICKQELEKYFEVNNPTIFEAKSQIEKAEEDLAKNKDFAQAAKKYSKGSTAQDGGELGWFKKNQLIPEISDIVFSLEKGKKSEIIESSLGFHIVELEDKKTENENELAKIRQIFIPKKTFADFLTEEMKKMKFTVIVKDYSWNKETQLLEFKKQDMKDFENDAIENFQGDASVLF
- a CDS encoding septum formation initiator family protein; this encodes MRKKSFFSILFAVAGIVITGWISYFALKENKRSKQIESEINNLRTEAEKLRENNKAMQDKIVYFETPEFQEKMAKEKLNLQKENENVAIIKPSLVSGSERIAGKTTVAEKEVPKKPNYEKWWDYFFKY
- the lepA gene encoding translation elongation factor 4, with the protein product MAQNNIRNFCIIAHIDHGKSTLADRLLEFTNTVEKRKMKDQILDQMDLERERGITIKLQPVRIVYKVQNVKNDLNKQSDGTLERLEQSYILNLIDTPGHVDFNYEVSRSLAAVEGAVLLVDATKGVQAQTLSNLYLAIEQGLEIIPVVNKIDLANADVPKTKKEIIHILGCKEEDILLASGKTGEGVEKILEAIIEKITAPVGNEEKPLQALIFDSKYDSYKGVLAYVRIMNGKVKRDDELLMTINKNESTVIEVGYFKPQLDPSEILIAGDIGYIATGFKSVSNCRVGDTITLTKTKDEVKSLPGYKEVKPMVYASFYPVEGDDYNFMRDALDKLKLNDAAFAFEPESNKALGRGFRCGFLGLLHLEIIHERLKREFDIFPTITTPSVVYEVKIANTGKLIKIYSASEMPDPSQIEEISEPFVKLDIITPSIYLGQVMELMGGIRSMYKNTEYLDEERVLLSFEAPLTDVIINFHDNLKGATSGFASMSYELIGYRPYDLVKLDILVAGEKIEAFSRIVPKEKAFYEGKSTVEKLKDSIPRQNFAVAIQAAVGAKIIARETVKAFRKDVIAKLYGGDVSRKKKLLEKQKRGKKKMRNIGKVSIPSEAFLAVLKK
- the murJ gene encoding murein biosynthesis integral membrane protein MurJ, encoding MIKKLVNNKILNSKPTESITAAAFIIAVSGFASRFLGLFRDRILASQFGAGDTLDAYYAAFRIPDLLYNLLILGALSAAFIPVFTGLISNKKEEEGWELVSGILNIMVFVLIIVAAILAIFAPFIVHLITPGFSGEKMELTIMLTRIMFLSPVLLGISAIFGGVLVSLKKFLIYSIAPIMYNIGIIIGALFFVKLMGPKGLAVGVILGALLHMLIQYPAVKFSGFKFKPILFGAFRNENVRKIIRLMIPRTMGIAVSQINLLVITIFASTLASGSLAVFNFANNIQSFPLGLFGVSFAVAVFPTLSATYAKGLHDEFIKNFSQTFRRILFFIIPLSVLILLLRAQLVRVILGGGQFNWEDTVMTFETLGFLTVSLFAQCLIPLLARAFYAIHNTKIPFYIALVSEAVNIILVILLIKNYAVSGLAIAFSAASILNMVLLFVILRKKLGGLDGKNIFSSTSKILLASTIAGLITQIMKYAIDRIANIDTFLGIFFQLIISGGLGIIVFVFMSWVFKTPEFFHFKNSIVKRFYRTKGTINEITEETDGM